One Nicotiana tomentosiformis chromosome 4, ASM39032v3, whole genome shotgun sequence genomic window carries:
- the LOC104118277 gene encoding glucan endo-1,3-beta-glucosidase 8-like → MYKQTPMGSSNLIWRATKNLVCDKTGTIVAKRNPSKRKGKMRLSIGICFMVLFMATRVNSFVGITWGRQQSQQLVPSMVVDLLLQNKIPALRLMTSANDIIEIFSATNISITITLGHQAFNMVNRKDLAYIWVNDRVKEPVNKGVNIVEVTVGSEPFSSSFFRETSKTYQLVNVLKLVRGALNDMGLGYIRTTTSHGMDVLKLTKVPSEADFRDDIKTLMLESLEFFNQTGTPFLLNMFPIQMVREILECPMEFGFFDNKSEFKIQDGNVTYRNAVELMIDYVAWAITKAGYPNMKIMIGQIGWPTDGYPHANIENARRFHKGLLKYLASNKGTPLRPGPIDVFLHSLSDENEFRSVFGAFQRHWGIYEADGNPKYKIDFSLQDRDIYPTQAKGLVTMPNRWCKFDGDNSDKDLVNKYYNFACQEADCTRLEEGASCDGLSDDSKISYAFNAYFQKEKQKVEACDFEGLGEITAENPSVGICQFPIEILALQDQIGKDNSISIRI, encoded by the exons ATGTACAAGCAAACACCTATGGGATCTTCAAATTTAATTTGGAGAGCCACAAAAAACTTAGTTTGTGACAAGACAG GTACCATTGTGGCGAAGCGCAATCCTTCAAAAAGAAAAGGCAAGATGAGGCTAAGCATAGGCATATGTTTCATGGTTTTGTTCATGGCAACTCGTGTAAATAGCTTTGTGGGCATAACATGGGGCAGACAACAATcacaacaattggttccatcaatgGTTGTTGACTTACTTTTACAAAACAAAATTCCAGCATTGAGATTAATGACTTCAGCCAATGATATTATTGAAATATTTTCTGCTACTAACATTAGCATCACAATTACCCTTGGACATCAAGCCTTTAATATGGTAAATAGGAAAGACCTTGCCTATATATGGGTAAATGACCGAGTCAAGGAACCTGTCAACAAAGGTGTAAATATAGT GGAAGTTACTGTTGGGTCTGAACCGTTTTCAAGTTCGTTCTTTAGAGAAACTTCAAAGACCTATCAATTGGTGAATGTGTTAAAACTTGTACGAGGAGCTCTAAATGATATGGGTTTAGGGTATATAAGAACAACAACTTCCCATGGTATGGATGTTTTAAAGCTTACAAAAGTTCCATCAGAAGCCGATTTTCGCGATGATATAAAAACCCTAATGCTTGAATCCCTAGAGTTCTTCAATCAAACAGGAACACCCTTTCTTTTAAACATGTTTCCAATCCAAATGGTTAGAGAAATACTTGAATGTCCTATGGAATTTGGGTTCTTTGATAATAAGAGCGAGTTCAAGATTCAAGATGGTAATGTCACGTACAGAAATGCAGTGGAGTTAATGATTGATTACGTTGCATGGGCAATAACAAAAGCAGGATACCCTAATATGAAAATTATGATAGGTCAAATTGGTTGGCCTACGGACGGATATCCACATGCAAATATTGAAAATGCACGTAGATTTCACAAGGGTTTATTGAAATATTTAGCATCAAATAAAGGAACACCTCTTAGGCCAGGACCTATAGATGTATTTCTCCATAGTTTATCAGATGAGAATGAGTTTCGCTCTGTATTTGGTGCATTTCAAAGACACTGGGGAATTTACGAAGCAGATGGAAATCCAAAATACAAGATTGATTTTTCATTACAAGATCGTGATATTTATCCAACTCAAGCTAAGGGGCTTGTGACAATGCCAAATAGATGGTGTAAATTTGATGGAGATAACAGTgataaagatttagtgaataaatattataattttgcaTGTCAAGAAGCAGATTGTACACGTTTGGAAGAAGGAGCTTCGTGTGATGGATTAAGTGACGATTCTAAGATTTCCTATGCTTTTAATGCATATTTTCAAAAGGAGAAGCAAAAGGTAGAAGCTTGTGATTTTGAAGGTTTAGGTGAAATTACAGCAGAAAATCCATCTGTGGGTATTTGTCAGTTTCCTATTGAAATATTGGCATTACAAGATCAAATTGGTAAAGATAATTCTATATCAATAAGAATTTGA